In the Colletotrichum lupini chromosome 1, complete sequence genome, one interval contains:
- a CDS encoding 60S ribosomal protein L15, which yields MGALKYVEELQKKKQSDVMRFLLRFNSPRSRFSLDQPPNPKIFDAGFLSIEGSRGPKFLGLRLRQLNVIHRASRPSRPDKARRLGYKAKQGYVIYRARVRRGGRKKPVAKGATFGKPTNQGVNQLKYQRSLASTAEERVGRRCANLRVLNSYWVNQDSTYKYYEVILVDPQHKAIRQDPRINWIVAPVHKHREARGLTATGKKSRGLNKGHRYNKTQAGRRKTWKRHNTLSLLPGRSRTTTVLLRVRPRLPGVVFAEDTTTAVDHHHGRYSGFGHYFHDLGKHLISCAGVFFFLWLESQSCLLSSILVLHAIFVLFLCLNHIREYYNSMCNLHSELLPLSTAFSVLKISTRVSTVWGLVAIQDGYDCGDHRVMIPSGPSLKAHDLNSYIP from the exons ATGGGTGCCCTCAAGTATGTCGAAGAGCtccagaagaagaagcagtCCGATGTGATGCGCTTCCTTCTGCGT TTCAATTCTCCTCGATCTCGCTTCTCTCTCGATCAACCCCCGAACCCGAAAATTTTCGATGCTGGATTCCTTTCTATTGAGGGGTCTCGAGGTCCAAAATTTCTCGGTTTGAGG CTCCGACAGCTGAATGTCATCCACCGCGCCTCGCGTCCCTCGCGCCCCGACAAGGCTCGCCGCCTCGGTTACAAGGCCAAGCAGGGCTACGTTATCTACCGTGCCCGCGTCCGCCGTGGAGGCCGCAAGAAGCCCGTCGCCAAGGGTGCCACCTTCG GCAAGCCCACCAACCAGGGTGTCAACCAGCTCAAGTACCAGCGCTCCCTCGCTTCCACCGCCGAGGAGCGTGTCGGCCGCCGCTGCGCCAACTTGCGCGTCCTCAACTCGTACTGGGTTAACCAGGACTCCACCTACAAGTACTACGAGGTCATCCTCGTCGACCCCCAGCACAAGGCCATCCGCCAGGACCCCCGCATCAACTGGATCGTCGCCCCCGTCCACAAGCACCGCGAGGCTCGCGGTCTCACCGCCACCGGCAAGAAGTCGCGCGGCCTCAACAAGGGCCACCGCTACAACAAGACCCAGGCCGGCCGCAGAAAGACCTGGAAGCGCCACAACACCCTGTCCCT GCTACCGGGCCGCTCGCGTACCACGACTGTCTTACTACGAGTACGGCCTCGGCTGCCAGGTGTGGTGTTCGCGGAGGACACGACGACGGCGGTGGATCATCATCATGGAAGGTATTCGGGATTTGGCCACTACTTTCACGACTTGGGAAAGCACTTGATATCATGCGCTGGAgtgttcttcttcctctggcTTGAGTCCCAGAG TTGTCTCCTCTCCTCGATCCTAGTGCTACATGCGATTTTCGTTCTGTTCTTGTGTCTAAATCACATCC GCGAATACTACAACTCAATGTGCAACTTACACAGTGAACTGTTGCCCCTTTCAACTGCATTTTCTGTGCTGAAAATTTCAACCAGGGTTTCGACGGTGTGGGGACTGGTAGCGATTCAAGATGGATACGACTGCGGAGACCATCGTGTGATGATTCCCTCAGGTCCCTCTCTCAAAGCCCACGACCTCAATTCTTACATCCCCTAG
- a CDS encoding HIT zinc finger, protein MSIPDDTSTIAAPPTSPKRAAQDDLATGPESRPPAAKRSRATSPSQQDDDDDGEAKTRATTAAMANASLTAGEGEGEPGDGDGSAAAAAAPTAQTTQTRPAAGAAADETTTQPPPSAPKTKMCGVCHEKEGKYKCTRCALPFCSVPCNKTHRENHPPDPEPAPKPASGAIEPPAPSGGAAAASDPRNPFSVLDDSDQLRYLFRRYPTLQARLLEIFAATEPPPELQSTGSSLNDMMKARALAAANPKKEQWTHDVGIRKGKEALRRARAADGEDGEGVREYVELINHLMSQASAAAEAEEVIRKQAAEKDAELIRRLMTEDRG, encoded by the exons ATGTCAATCCCAGACGACACCTCCACCATCGCCGCCCCCCCGACATCCCCCAAACGCGCCGCACAAGACGACCTAGCAACCGGACCCGAGTCCCGACCCCCCGCCGCGAAACGGTCCCGCGCAACGAGCCCCTCGCAacaagacgacgacgacgacggcgagGCAAAGACGAGGGCTACGACGGCGGCGATGGCGAATGCGTCACTGACGGCGGGTGAAGGCGAGGGTGAGCCGGGTGACGGTGACGgttcagcagcagcagcagcagctccCACGGCGCAAACGACACAGACACGACCCGCGgcaggagcagcagcagacgAGACGACAACACAGCCTCCCCCGTCCGCGCCAAAGACAAAGATGTGTGGCGTATGCCACGAAAAAGAGGGAAAATACAAGTGCACGCGCTGCGCATTACCATT CTGCTCCGTCCCGTGTAACAAAACGCACCGCGAGAACCACCCGCCCGATCCCGAACCGGCGCCGAAACCCGCCTCGGGCGCCATCGAGCCCCCCGCGCCGAGCGGcggtgccgccgccgcaagCGACCCAAGGAACCCCTTCAGCGTCCTCGACGACTCGGACCAGCTCCGGTACCTCTTCCGACGGTACCCGACGCTGCAGGCGCGACTCCTCGAGATCTTCGCCGCCACGGAGCCGCCGCCGGAACTGCAGTCCACGGGGAGCAGCCTCAACGACATGATGAAGGCGCGGGCTCTGGCGGCCGCGAACCCGAAAAAGGAGCAGTGGACGCACGACGTCGGGATCCGCAAGGGGAAAGAGGCGCTGCGGAGGGCCAGGGCCGCCGACGGCGAGGACGGCGAGGGCGTGAGGGAGTACGTCGAGCTCATCAACCACCTCATGTCGCAGGCGAGCGCGGCGGCCGAGGCGGAAGAGGTGATTAGGAAACAGGCGGCTGAGAAGGATGCCGAGCTGATTAGACGCCTCATGACGGAGGACCGCGGGTGA
- a CDS encoding RasGEF domain-containing protein, producing MPCYKQESRSLYPPPVVAMASDPIGARKAHRSSEGSRIPSKYYSADHSTAAAAVSSFSSSSRRTDRDAAHRSAPAAPKRHTPHYAVHRESSIEPIRPSATGSEQPANYRDSFISIVDDPFFLRFDDNNIEGALALDPRWTATSIDDADADAEDEGEENEKENASDSQEDEDEEDEEFDFDAFEFRDDDTPNERWPPPRRESLIIGHSLYWQPPTSAIMESLNIAVIGASGVGKSSFVQRVLGLSRPPITNASSVRMVVDNVTYGVTLIELDLEYFELNPLQPIQWPKQINGHIVPRVDGALIIYDVTNKESMKELPQTIAALTKSGLPAVLVANKCDHPESERQVDSQRVASHEYFKSCVGMFNLSTSSPERARACLNTTLKASIAYRKGNWSPSSNAQVVNVNADEMPESQSESGMPRRRAASAANLEAHDSSNGRPLSQQSKHSRASSDLSLLRGVPPPIPDHLRGPHPPRSPRITDFGGAPSSSGSFGPSDTIEEESQQTVSSQLRTPGIRLDRGPTDSFLDMEESDAESFRYSEEIPILQRSDDSFLEKPTKSAGVAFDELVDRLIAPRMTKADNNFSDVFLCLYRKFAAPGELFSAILTRLDRVRDDKAAHYLSKTATQLRIIEVVAKWVSLYPGDFARSGTRRNLEEFIKHLSTEPIFSIAAQQIRRHLEFSVVEDDNTGWAKSDEVADEEGSKLLSREKTRSTSDMSNGMITLTIDNDRTPDERPSGSSDFSQVDRTSSVGTHVSFHSYDEYEREAANMEPTDVLPMNKFRYHIFMDITDDDIADEMTRIDWVMFSSIRIRDFVRHVSLSLEQRSKCKSLKNVNRMINHFNHVAKWVANLILLRDKAKHRSQMLEKFMNIAQKLRRLNNYNGLAAVLAGINGTAVHRLAQTWALVPPEAQKSFAKLGILMGTQKSHFAYRLAWENSPLPRIPYIPLHRRDLVSAEEGSKTFVGPEGDRVNWKKFEVLGEVLLPLMKSQGTAYPNLSKHEAARELILDCRMPTDEEEIYQRSVQLESTAGGGAEYNKKKFPWFAK from the exons ATGCCGTGCTACAAACAAGAG TCCCGTTC CCTCTACCCTCCCCCGGTCGTGGCCATGGCGTCCGACCCTATCGGAGCTCGAAAGGCTCACAGGAGTTCAGAAGGCTCTCGCATACCTTCGAAATACTATTCCGCCGACCACTCAACTGCTGCCGCCGCtgtctcctccttctcctcctcctcccgacGAACCGATCGCGACGCCGCTCATCGATCCGCCCCCGCCGCTCCGAAGAGACATACACCTCATTACGCCGTCCACCGAGAGTCATCGATCGAGCCAATACGGCCCTCTGCCACTGGCTCTGAGCAACCTGCCAATTACCGCGACTCCTTCATCTCCATAGTCGACGACCCATTCTTTTTGCGATTTGACGATAACAACATTGAAGGGGCGCTTGCACTTGACCCTCGTTGGACTGCGACTTCAATTGACGACGCCGACGCCGACGCCGAAGACGAAGGAGAAGAAAACGAAAAGGAAAACGCGAGCGACAGCCAGGAGGACGAAGACGAGGAGGACGAAGAATTCGATTTCGACGCTTTCGAGTTCCGCGATGACGACACGCCCAACGAGCGCTGGCCGCCCCCAAGAAGAGAGTCGTTGATAATAGGACATTCCTTATACTGG CAACCACCAACCTCCGCCATCATGGAGAGCCTCAATATCGCAGTCATTGGCGCCTCGGGCGTTGGCAAGTCGTCCTTCGTCCAGCGCGTGCTGGGCCTATCGCGGCCGCCCATAACCAATGCATCCAGCGTCCGCATGGTCGTCGACAATGTCACATACGGCGTGACGCTGATCGAGCTTGACCTCGAATACTTTGAGCTGAACCCGCTGCAGCCCATCCAATGGCCGAAACAGATCAACGGCCACATCGTCCCGCGGGTCGATGGCGCCCTCATTATTTACGACGTCACGAATAAAGAGAGCATGAAGGAATTGCCCCAAACGATTG CTGCTTTGACAAAGTCGGGTCTGCCGGCTGTCCTTGTCGCCAATAAATGCGATCATCCAGAGAGCGAACGGCAGGTTGATTCGCAGCGAGTCGCCAGCCACGAGTATTTCAAGTCGTGCGTTGGGATGTTCAATCTGTCTACAAGTAGTCCGGAACGCGCCAGAGCGTGCTTGAACACAACCTTGAAAGCCTCGATCGCTTACCGCAAGGGTAATTGGAGCCCATCATCGAATGCACAAGTAGTCAATGTTAATGCTGATGAAATGCCAGAATCACAATCGGAATCGGGCATGCCCCGCCGTCGTGCAGCCTCGGCGGCCAACCTCGAGGCCCACGACAGCTCCAACGGACGCCCGCTAAGTCAGCAGAGTAAACATAGCCGAGCGAGCTCTGATTTGTCGCTTCTTCGAGGTGTTCCCCCTCCCATCCCCGATCACTTACGTGGCCCACATCCTCCACGAAGCCCTCGAATAACCGACTTTGGTGGCGCGCCTTCAAGTTCGGGCTCGTTCGGCCCATCCGATACCATTGAGGAGGAGTCTCAACAAACTGTCTCGAGTCAGCTACGGACACCTGGGATACGTCTCGACCGCGGGCCGACGGATTCGTTCCTAGACATGGAGGAGTCAGACGCCGAATCATTCAGATACTCAGAGGAGATCCCCATTCTTCAACGGAGCGATGATAGCTTCCTCGAGAAGCCGACCAAGTCAGCAGGTGTGGCCTTTGACGAACTCGTCGACCGGCTCATTGCTCCCCGGATGACCAAAGCGGACAACAACTTCTCCGATGTTTTCTTGTGTCTCTACCGGAAGTTTGCAGCACCAGGCGAGCTCTTCTCGGCTATACTTACGCGACTTGACCGCGTCAGAGACGACAAAGCAGCACATTATCTTTCCAAGACCGCAACACAGCTCAGAATCATTGAGGTCGTCGCAAAATGGGTCTCGCTGTACCCTGGCGACTTTGCGCGATCAGGAACGAGGCGAAACCTAGAAGAGTTTATTAAACATCTCTCCACCGAGCCAATCTTCTCCATCGCTGCGCAGCAAATTCGGCGACATCTCGAATTCAGTGTGGTGGAGGATGACAACACCGGATGGGCAAAGTCGGACGAAGTCGCAGACGAAGAAGGCAGCAAACTTTTGTCGAGAGAAAAGACGCGCTCTACATCAGACATGTCCAACGGTATGATCACCTTGACCATTGACAACGACAGGACTCCAGACGAGAGACCTTCTGGCAGCTCCGACTTTTCCCAAGTGGACAGGACAAGTAGTGTGGGCACGCACGTCTCATTTCACTCTTACGACGAGTACGAAAGAGAGGCAGCGAACATGGAGCCCACGGATGTGCTACCGATGAACAAGTTCCGTTACCATATTTTCATGGACATCACGGACGACGACATCGCCGATGAGATGACGCGCATCGACTGGGTCATGTTTTCTTCCATCCGTATCAGAGACTTTGTGCGGCATGTGAGTCTCTCATTGGAGCAACGATCCAAATGCAAGAGTCTCAAGAACGTCAATCGGATGATTAACCACTTTAACCACGTGGCGAAGTGGGTTGCCAATCTCATATTGTTGCGAGACAAGGCCAAGCATCGGTCTCAGATGCTAGAAAAGTTCATGAACATTGCACAAAAGCTGCGGCGGCTCAACAACTACAACGGTCTGGCGGCAGTGCTCGCAGGGATCAACGGCACGGCGGTCCATCGGCTGGCGCAGACGTGGGCACTGGTGCCGCCTGAAGCACAAAAGTCGTTTGCGAAATTGGGCATTCTCATGGGTACACAAAAGAGTCACTTTGCGTACCGACTGGCATGGGAGAATTCCCCGTTGCCACGGATACCCTACATTCCGCTACACCGGAGAGACCTTGTCTCGGCCGAGGAGGGAAGCAAAACATTTGTGGGGCCTGAAGGCGATAGAGTCAACTGGAAGAAATTTGAGGTACTCGGTGAAGTACTGCTGCCGCTCATGAAGAGTCAGGGAACTGCGTACCCGAACCTCTCGAAGCACGAGGCAGCCAGGGAGCTGATTTTGGATTGCAGGATGCCAACAGATGAAGAA GAGATATATCAACGGAGTGTACAGCTGGAAAGCACGGCGGGCGGTGGTGCTGAGTACAACAAGAAGAAGTTTCCGTGGTTCGCCAAATAG